In Macadamia integrifolia cultivar HAES 741 chromosome 1, SCU_Mint_v3, whole genome shotgun sequence, a single window of DNA contains:
- the LOC122072726 gene encoding uncharacterized protein LOC122072726, which translates to MGEGDRATCLTGERNDGRLPDRGKQRLITDFLRPACPSTPDVVPGTSVEQGEEREGERNNEDGQPVDRKVRKSYATVTKKTLPDVEDLPNPIRVGSLTRVVIPQEAYEEKLETFSFALIGKVNFRFVSMDDIRREVVASWRLKGNVNLSPLGKGFILFHFEKEGDMASIWRRGPIKVGGQMIRFQRWRPEFNINDNYSHTKLVWIRFPELPMEYWHERILLTMAKVAGRPVALDNKTLKATMGNYARVLVEMELNGVRVEEMQVERRQPGKETIYCFNQRIVYEDNMVRCFSCKKLGHHANQCRGKTVGKTAVEQPSHKVGDGQEAGRDDNPSQKERNMRSPTRMVDAANGNTSQICNEPNAEGYLKCQDLVVDLNGEEYFPIENIPHNAKAGVDLMGVGQRVDNILDVDGLGSTRSSNPSENEMQASDTEGVLSYGACFTTTAQN; encoded by the exons ATGGGTGAAGGAGATCGAGCGACCTGCCTGACAGGGGAAAGAAACGATGGCCGGCTGCCGGACAGAGGCAAACAACGATTGATCACGGACTTTTTGCGCCCTGCGTGTCCCTCCACTCCTGATGTGGTGCCTGGTACTTCGGTGgagcaaggggaggagagagagggtgagagaaatAATGAAGATGGACAGCCTGTGGATCGGAAAGTCCGCAAATCTTATGCTACGGTGACAAAGAAGACTCTCCCTGACGTGGAGGATCTCCCAAATCCGATTCGTGTTGGATCTCTGACGAGGGTAGTGATTCCACAGGAAGCGTATGAAGAGAAACTGGAGACTTTTTCCTTTGCGCTGATAGGCAAAGTAAACTTCAGGTTTGTATCTATGGATGATATAAGGCGCGAGGTGGTTGCGAGTTGGAGGCTAAAGGGGAATGTGAACCTTTCTCCACTAGGGAagggttttattctatttcattttgagaaggagggagatatggcctcaATATGGAGGAGAGGACCGATCAAAGTAGGGGGACAAATGATTCGCTTTCAGAGATGGCGCCCAGaatttaatattaatgataATTACTCTCACACTAAGCTCGTTTGGATCCGATTCCCTGAGCTTcccatggagtattggcatgagagaaTCCTATTGACCATGGCAAAGGTAGCAGGAAGGCCTGTCGCCCTGgacaataaaacattaaaagcaaCGATGGGTAATTATGCAAGAGTCCTAGTTGAGATGGAGCTCAATGGCGTTAGAGTTGAGGAGATGCAAGTGGAACGAAGACAACCGGGAAAGGAGACGATATACTGCTTCAATCAGCGAATCGTCTACGAAGACAATATGGTTCGATGCTTCTCGTGCAAAAAACTGGGACATCATGCGAACCAATGCAGAGGTAAAACGGTGGGGAAAACTGCTGTTGAGCAGCCTTCTCATAAGGTCGGCGACGGCCAGGAAGCTGGCAGGGATGACAATCCTTCCCAAAAGGAAAGGAATATGCGGTCTCCTACCAGAATGGTTGATGCAGCAAATGGGAATACTTCCCAAATCTGTAATGAGCCAAACGCGGAGGGTTACCTTAAGTGCCAAGATTTAGTGGTGGACTTAAATGGTGAAGAATATTTCCCAATTGAGAATATTCCTCACAATGCTAAGGCTGGGGTGGATCTGATGGGTGTTGGGCAGAGAGTGGATAATATTTTGGACGTGGATGGTCTTGGGTCGACCCGGTCTTCTAACCCGTCTGAGAATGAAATGCAGGCCTCAG ACACAGAGGGAGTACTCTCATATGGTGCGTGCTTTACGACCACGGCGCAAAATTAA